ACAAACAGGCACTAATTTTCGTTGCGATACACTCAATTTTCTTTTTGAATCTCGCTTTTGATTTCTTGGAGATCCACTAAAGCTTCAAATGAATATGAATACACAGCTTATAAATGCTTCTTCTCCGACGAAATACATATTTCGCCATGGAAGAAGCATTTTTGTTATTTATAATGGATAAATTATATAGTTGACAAAAGGAGTGATACAATTGCAATTATTTGACCAGGCATTTAAACACATTGAACGACCCTTTGCGTGGATCGATTTAAATGCGTTTGATGCAAATATTCGTTTTATCAACCATCATATCAAAGATAAAAATGTTCGTATTGCAACAAAGTCTATTCGATCCATTCCATTACTAAAATATTTAAATGAAAAATTAGTGAATGTTTCAGGGTTTATGACTTTTACTGCAAGTGAAACGTGTTATTTATTGGAAAATGGTTTTGATCAGCTATTAATTGGTTATCCAGTTTTTGAAGAACAAAGCGTAATAGAGATATTACATTATATAAAAAAAGGTTATGATGTTTGTTTTATGGTGGATGATATTCGACAAGCAAAATGGTTAAACACTTTAGCAAAACGTTTAGATGTAGATGTGGGAATTTGTATAGATATTAATCTTTCGTTCGATTTACCATTGATCTATTTTGGTACTAAACGTTCAGCTATAAAAAGTTTACAAGATTTGATGGATTTTCTTGACTTACTTAAAAAACAAACACATTTACATATTGAAGGTGTGATGGGCTATGAAGCACAACTTGCGGGGATAGGGGATTTACCACTTCAAAAATGGAAGCGACCTGTGATTCAACAATTACAGAATGCATCAAAAAAGCATATAGCAAAACTACGAAAAGATGTAGTGAATTTTATATTATCTGAATATGGAGATTTAGAATTTGTGAATGGAGGAGGCTCAGGAAGCGTGGACTTTACAACACGGAGTACTGAGGTAACAGAAATCACAATTGGTTCGGCATTTTTTAATCCATCTTTGTTTGACCAATACAGTCAATTAGATTTACACCCTGCTGTAGGTTTTGCATTACGCGTCACCAGAAAGCCGGAAGCCGATGTTGTCGTGTGCCATGGCGGGGGCTATATTGCTTCAGGAGCCATTGGAAAAGATAAGCAACCTGTTCCTTATGAAGAACAGTCTCTTGATTTTCTCCGATTTGAAGGTGCTGGAGAAGTACAAACACCCTTAAAAATAAAGAATTTTCATACGATCAATTTAGGAGATACCATCTATTTTCGTCATGCAAAAGCTGGTGAATTGTGTGAACGATTTGAACATTTAGAAGCTGTAAGAAATGGTCAACATGTCGATTGTTTCAAAACATATAGGGGGGAAGGTAAATGTTTTCTGTAAAAGACTGGGTAGATACACGTAAATGGCAAAATTGGGCAGGGAATGTCAAAGGAACTCCAACCCAATCATTATTACCTCATGATACTAAACAACTTTCTACTTTAATTTGGAATATCCAAAAACAACATAAAACGATTCGGGTAACAGGTGCGGCACATTCATTTAGTCCTATTGCAAAACCAGATGATGTTGCGATCTCACTTCATAATATGCGTGGGTTAATTGATATTGATCGTGAAACAGGGAATGCTACATTTTGGGCAGGTACTTATTTGTATGAAATTGGACCGATTTTAGCACAATTTGGATTTGCACTATCAAATATGGGGGATATTCATGAACAAACGCTTGCTGGTGCAATAGCAACAGGGACACATGGTACAGGTGTAACATTAGGTTCCTTATCCAGCCAAGTTGTAATGTGGGGATTTGTGGACGGTTTAGGAAACTATCATGAACATACTAGAGGAGAAGATGACTTATCAAAAGCTTTACATGTTTCACTAGGGCTTTTAGGCATACTAGTAAAAGTGACGATTAAAACAGTTCCTCTGTATAGCTTAAGATGCCAATCTGCTCATTATCCCTTTGCAGAAGCTAAAAAAGCTTGGCACAGTATGATACGTGAGCATAGGCATGTTGAATGGTTTTACTTTCCAGGTACAGAACAAATTCAAGTGAAAATAATGGATCAAATTTCTGTTGTTGAACAGTCTAAAAAATCTAAAACAGTAGAAGATTTAAAAAACAATGTTATCGAAAATGGCCTTTTCTATGTTTTTTCTGAGGTATGTAAAAGACAACCAAAAGCAACTAAATGGGTAAGTAATTTAGCATCCAAAAGTGTACCTACTGGAGTAAAGAAGGGATTAAGCTATGAAATTTTCCCGAATTCTCGAAAAGTAAAATTTTTAGAGATAGAATATGCAATTCCTTTGGGAAATTTCCATGATTGTATGGACGAAATTCATTTTACTTTAAAATCACATCCGTTCAAAGTGCATTTTCCGATTGAGTGCAGAACTTCAAAGGGGGAAAATGGCTTTTTAAGCCCAACTCAAAATAGAGAAAGTGCATTTATAGCTTTTCATATGTATAAAGGAATGGATGAGAAGGATTATTTTAGATGGGTACAAACGTTAATGGAAAAATATAACGGTCGGCCACATTGGGGGAAAATGAATCAGTTAACAAAAGAACAAATTATTAAACTTTATCCTAAGTATCCAATATTTTTAAAATTACGCGAAAAATATGATCCTGAAAATATTTTTGTAACCGAGTATTTTAAACAAATAATTGAATGAATATTAAAAGGGTAAATGATCTTCTAAAAATAGAAATTAAGTGGATTATCCAAATTAACAAGAAAATAATTCACATGATGGTGTAAAAATACTGATACGATGTCAGGTTGAAATATTCTAAATAAAACCAATAAATTAATTTTTCAAAAAATTTAATTTTATTCATAAATGAGCTAAAAATTAATATAAAGGGAATGAAAACGTATTCAAATAAGATTTAATTTTTTAAATTGAGTGACAATTCTAAAAATACTGTTGACTTCATTGGAAATACGTACTATGATAGCAACAATTTAATAAATGTTTTCAGCAAAATGCTAAAACAGTTTATTGCATTTTACAGAAAGAAGTGAAGAGTATGGGGGAACAGTTAATTTTTCTTGATGGAAACTTAGTGAAAAAGGAAGACGCTAAAGTTTCTGTTTACGATCATGGTTTTTTATATGGTGATGGAGTATTTGAAGGCATTCGCTCATACAATGGCAACGTCTTTCGATTAGAAGAACATTTAAATCGATTATATGAATCTGCAAAATCAATTTTACTAACCATTCCATATACAAAAGAAGAAATGACTGAAATTGTTAAGGATACATTGAAAGCAAATCAATTACAAAGCGCATATATCCGACTGATCGTATCAAGAGGCGTTGGTAATTTAGGAATTGATCCTTCAACATGCAAAGGAGCAAGTGTCATTGTAATTGCTGAACCACTTGCACTATTCCCAGCTGAATTATATGAAACTGGTATTTCAATTGTTTCTGCATCTAGTAGACGTAATCGTTCAGATGTATTGAGTCCAAAAACCAAAACATTAAACTATTTAAATAATATTCTAGTGAAGCTCGAAGCGACACAAGCTGGTGTTTCTGAAGCATTAATGATGAATGATGAAGGTTACGTAGCAGAAGGCTCTGGCGATAATATTTTCATTGTTAAAGGAAAAAAATTAATGACACCTCCGGGTTACATTGGCGCATTAGAAGGGATCACACGTAATGCCATCTTAGATGTTGCTAAAGAACTTGGTTACGAAGCAAGTGAAGGTGTATTTACAAGACATGATGTATATGTTGCTGATGAAGTCTTTTTAACAGGAACTGCAGCAGAAGTCATCTCAGTCGTAAATGTTGATGGCCGAGTTATTGGCGATGGCAAACCTGGCAAAGTAACAAAAGATATTCTTGCAGGTTTCCGTGAAATCGTCGAAAAAGAAGGCGTCAAAGTATATGACGAAGAAGTTACAGTAAAATAAGGGGCGGTATACATGCGTAGTGACATGATAAAAAAAGGAGTCGATCGGGCTCCTCACCGCAGCTTATTATACGCTGCGGGTGTTAAAACAAAAGATTTAGATAAACCATTTATTGGTGTCTGTAATTCATATATTGATATAATCCCTGGACATGTTCATCTTCAGAAATTTGGCGAAGTCGTCAAACAAGCAATTCGTGAGGCTGGTGGTATTCCATTTGAGTTCAACACAATTGGTGTAGATGATGGGATTGCAATGGGGCATATCGGAATGCGTTATTCACTGCCAAGCCGTGAGTTAATCGCTGATTCAGCTGAAACGGTCATTAATGCACATTGGTTTGATGGTGTATTTTACATACCAAACTGTGACAAAATCACCCCTGGCATGCTAATGGCAGCTGTTCGTACAAATGTTCCTTCAGTCTTTGTCTCTGGTGGTCCAATGGAAGCAGGCGTTTCTTCAACAGGTGAACAATTATCACTTACTTCTGTTTTTGAAGGTGTTGGATCCTATAAAAGTGGTCTCATGACAGCGGAAAAACTAAAAGAAATTGAAGAAAATGCATGTCCAACTTGTGGTTCATGTTCAGGTATGTTTACAGCGAATTCTATGAACTCATTGATGGAAATGTTAGGTATGGCATTACCTGGAAACGGTACAATTGTTGCTACTTCTGAAGAAAGATATCAGTTGATCAAACAAGCTGCAGAACATCTAATTCGTATGATTAAAGAGAATATTAGACCTCGAGACATCATCACAAAAGAAACAATTGATGACGCATTTGCACTAGATATGGCAATGGGTGGTTCAACAAATACCGTTTTGCACACTCTTGCAATTGCTCATGAAGCTGAAATTGATTATAACATCGAGGATATCAATAAAGTTGCAGAACGTGTTCCGTATTTAGCTAAAATCATGCCAGCCTCAAACTATTCAATGCATGATGTCCATCTTGCTGGTGGTGTTAGTGCAATTATTAACGAGTTGTGTAAAATACCAGGTGCGATTCATAAAGATCGTATAACTGTAACAGGGCAAACACTTGAAGAATTAGTGAAAGGTCATGAAATTAAGAATACAGAAGTTATTCGTACAAAAGATAATCCATATAGTCCAGTAGGTGGTTTATCTGTCCTCTTTGGCAATATAGCTCCAGATGGTGCAGTGATTAAAGTTGGTGCAGTTGATCCATCCATCAAGGAATTTACTGGAGAGGCGATCGTTTTTGATTCTCAAGAAGAAGCCCAAGCTCGAATCGATGATGGTACAGTTCA
This window of the Rummeliibacillus pycnus genome carries:
- a CDS encoding alanine racemase — protein: MQLFDQAFKHIERPFAWIDLNAFDANIRFINHHIKDKNVRIATKSIRSIPLLKYLNEKLVNVSGFMTFTASETCYLLENGFDQLLIGYPVFEEQSVIEILHYIKKGYDVCFMVDDIRQAKWLNTLAKRLDVDVGICIDINLSFDLPLIYFGTKRSAIKSLQDLMDFLDLLKKQTHLHIEGVMGYEAQLAGIGDLPLQKWKRPVIQQLQNASKKHIAKLRKDVVNFILSEYGDLEFVNGGGSGSVDFTTRSTEVTEITIGSAFFNPSLFDQYSQLDLHPAVGFALRVTRKPEADVVVCHGGGYIASGAIGKDKQPVPYEEQSLDFLRFEGAGEVQTPLKIKNFHTINLGDTIYFRHAKAGELCERFEHLEAVRNGQHVDCFKTYRGEGKCFL
- the ilvD gene encoding dihydroxy-acid dehydratase; translated protein: MRSDMIKKGVDRAPHRSLLYAAGVKTKDLDKPFIGVCNSYIDIIPGHVHLQKFGEVVKQAIREAGGIPFEFNTIGVDDGIAMGHIGMRYSLPSRELIADSAETVINAHWFDGVFYIPNCDKITPGMLMAAVRTNVPSVFVSGGPMEAGVSSTGEQLSLTSVFEGVGSYKSGLMTAEKLKEIEENACPTCGSCSGMFTANSMNSLMEMLGMALPGNGTIVATSEERYQLIKQAAEHLIRMIKENIRPRDIITKETIDDAFALDMAMGGSTNTVLHTLAIAHEAEIDYNIEDINKVAERVPYLAKIMPASNYSMHDVHLAGGVSAIINELCKIPGAIHKDRITVTGQTLEELVKGHEIKNTEVIRTKDNPYSPVGGLSVLFGNIAPDGAVIKVGAVDPSIKEFTGEAIVFDSQEEAQARIDDGTVQKGHVVVIRYEGPKGGPGMPEMLAPTSAIMGRGLGKDVALITDGRFSGASRGISIGHISPEAAEGGPIALIQNGDIISIDLTNRTIELKVSDEVLADRRATLKPFEPKIKKGYLARYSKLVTSASTGGVMKI
- the ilvE gene encoding branched-chain-amino-acid transaminase, yielding MGEQLIFLDGNLVKKEDAKVSVYDHGFLYGDGVFEGIRSYNGNVFRLEEHLNRLYESAKSILLTIPYTKEEMTEIVKDTLKANQLQSAYIRLIVSRGVGNLGIDPSTCKGASVIVIAEPLALFPAELYETGISIVSASSRRNRSDVLSPKTKTLNYLNNILVKLEATQAGVSEALMMNDEGYVAEGSGDNIFIVKGKKLMTPPGYIGALEGITRNAILDVAKELGYEASEGVFTRHDVYVADEVFLTGTAAEVISVVNVDGRVIGDGKPGKVTKDILAGFREIVEKEGVKVYDEEVTVK
- a CDS encoding D-arabinono-1,4-lactone oxidase, yielding MFSVKDWVDTRKWQNWAGNVKGTPTQSLLPHDTKQLSTLIWNIQKQHKTIRVTGAAHSFSPIAKPDDVAISLHNMRGLIDIDRETGNATFWAGTYLYEIGPILAQFGFALSNMGDIHEQTLAGAIATGTHGTGVTLGSLSSQVVMWGFVDGLGNYHEHTRGEDDLSKALHVSLGLLGILVKVTIKTVPLYSLRCQSAHYPFAEAKKAWHSMIREHRHVEWFYFPGTEQIQVKIMDQISVVEQSKKSKTVEDLKNNVIENGLFYVFSEVCKRQPKATKWVSNLASKSVPTGVKKGLSYEIFPNSRKVKFLEIEYAIPLGNFHDCMDEIHFTLKSHPFKVHFPIECRTSKGENGFLSPTQNRESAFIAFHMYKGMDEKDYFRWVQTLMEKYNGRPHWGKMNQLTKEQIIKLYPKYPIFLKLREKYDPENIFVTEYFKQIIE